Proteins from a single region of Mucilaginibacter daejeonensis:
- the tamL gene encoding translocation and assembly module lipoprotein TamL codes for MTQRSAYILLTMLVVLSACSTTKDLPPGQKLYTGAEIDFTDKDLSKKEKSLLTEDLTGLLRPEPNSKLGPFRFKLYIYQKTKDSKKGLKKLLKKFGEPPVLASSVDLVQNANILKNRLENRGYFQAQVTGDTVGKEKVAKAVYKVSAGPAYKYRNINFPAGTDSLSRAIKATEGETILKKGEQYNLDAIKAERLRIDARLKEKGFYYFAPENLIFSAYDTTIAGHQIDANMKVKDDVSDRARQIYTINKIYVYPAYTLRDTALKLDSATSYNWYKVIDRRRQTIRPYVFKNVVLLHPGEAYNRTDHTNSLNRFVELGPYKFVKNRFEDVSTADSSKLNAFYFLTQYPRKSLSLDALVRTTSANFNGTQLNLNWRHRNAFKGAELLTITAFASTDGQISGNAGGNNALFQIGLQGTLSWPRFISPFNFSADNAYIPRTNLSAGYSIIRRSGLYSLDSYNGSFGYQWKQSQHKQHELNLLNVTYVRPSSVTQQYLDSITSTRNPALKHVIDPQFTFGPSYSYTYTNTTETYRTNTFYYNGRASTSGFLTGLITGADTLNGKARSVFGTHFNQYVKLENEIRFFHRVGAKSTIAARAIASAGIPMGNSTILPYSQQFFIGGANSLRGFRARSIGPGSVDPTQYINNNNSFIADQSGDIKIEASLEYRPHLFSIVYGALFADAGNIWNARGHQPGGTFGPNFLSQMAVDAGFGLRFDASVLVLRTDFGFPLKKPFTQSNPLINYDKMVFNLAIGYPF; via the coding sequence ATGACCCAAAGATCTGCATATATCCTACTTACTATGTTAGTGGTGCTGAGCGCTTGCAGCACCACTAAAGACCTACCGCCCGGACAAAAATTATACACCGGTGCCGAGATCGATTTTACTGACAAAGACCTGAGCAAAAAAGAGAAAAGCTTACTCACCGAGGACCTTACTGGCCTTTTACGCCCTGAACCCAACAGCAAACTGGGGCCGTTCCGCTTTAAGCTATACATCTATCAAAAGACCAAGGACAGCAAGAAAGGACTGAAAAAGCTACTTAAAAAGTTTGGTGAGCCGCCGGTACTGGCCAGCAGTGTTGACCTGGTGCAGAACGCTAACATTTTAAAGAACCGCCTGGAGAACCGTGGCTATTTTCAGGCCCAGGTTACAGGCGACACCGTAGGTAAAGAAAAGGTAGCCAAGGCCGTTTATAAAGTAAGCGCAGGCCCGGCTTACAAGTATCGCAATATCAATTTCCCGGCAGGTACCGACTCGCTGAGCCGTGCCATCAAAGCCACCGAAGGCGAAACGATATTGAAGAAAGGTGAGCAGTATAACCTGGACGCCATTAAGGCCGAACGCCTGCGTATAGACGCCCGTTTAAAGGAGAAAGGCTTCTACTACTTCGCCCCCGAGAATTTGATCTTTAGCGCGTATGATACCACCATTGCAGGCCACCAGATCGATGCCAACATGAAGGTAAAGGATGATGTAAGCGACCGTGCAAGGCAGATCTATACCATTAACAAGATATATGTTTACCCGGCTTACACGCTGCGTGATACCGCGCTTAAGCTTGACTCGGCCACTAGCTACAACTGGTATAAAGTGATCGATCGCCGTCGCCAAACCATACGCCCTTATGTGTTCAAGAACGTGGTATTGCTGCACCCTGGCGAAGCTTATAACCGCACCGACCATACCAACTCCCTGAACCGCTTTGTGGAGCTTGGCCCATATAAATTCGTGAAGAACCGTTTTGAGGACGTTTCTACCGCCGACTCATCAAAGCTGAACGCCTTTTACTTCCTTACGCAGTATCCGCGTAAATCGCTTTCACTGGATGCCTTGGTACGTACCACTTCGGCCAACTTTAATGGTACACAGTTGAACCTGAACTGGCGCCATCGCAATGCCTTTAAAGGTGCCGAGCTGCTGACCATCACCGCCTTTGCAAGCACCGACGGACAGATATCGGGCAACGCCGGTGGTAACAATGCCCTGTTCCAGATCGGTTTGCAGGGTACCTTATCATGGCCAAGGTTCATCAGTCCGTTCAACTTTTCGGCAGACAATGCTTACATTCCCCGCACCAACCTATCGGCCGGGTACTCGATCATTCGCCGTAGCGGCCTGTACAGCCTCGACTCTTACAACGGATCATTTGGCTACCAATGGAAACAAAGCCAGCATAAACAGCACGAGTTGAACCTGCTTAACGTTACTTACGTACGTCCATCAAGCGTTACACAGCAGTACCTTGACAGTATCACCAGCACCCGTAACCCAGCGCTGAAACACGTGATCGATCCGCAGTTCACCTTTGGTCCAAGCTATAGCTACACCTATACCAACACTACCGAAACTTACCGCACCAATACGTTCTATTACAACGGTCGTGCAAGTACATCGGGCTTCCTGACCGGTTTGATCACCGGTGCCGATACCTTGAATGGTAAGGCACGCAGTGTGTTCGGTACGCACTTTAATCAGTATGTTAAGCTGGAGAACGAGATCCGTTTCTTCCACCGTGTGGGCGCTAAAAGTACCATTGCGGCAAGGGCCATAGCCAGTGCCGGTATACCGATGGGCAACAGCACCATACTGCCTTACAGCCAGCAGTTCTTTATTGGCGGTGCTAACAGTTTGAGAGGCTTCAGGGCACGTTCGATCGGTCCGGGTTCGGTGGATCCTACCCAGTACATCAATAACAACAACAGCTTTATTGCCGATCAATCGGGCGATATCAAGATTGAGGCCAGTTTAGAATACCGTCCGCACTTATTCAGCATCGTGTACGGTGCTCTATTTGCCGATGCGGGTAACATTTGGAATGCCCGTGGTCACCAGCCCGGCGGCACCTTTGGCCCCAACTTTTTAAGCCAGATGGCGGTGGATGCCGGCTTCGGCCTGCGCTTTGACGCCAGCGTGCTGGTGCTGCGTACCGACTTTGGTTTCCCGCTTAAAAAGCCGTTCACCCAAAGCAATCCGCTCATCAACTACGACAAGATGGTGTTCAACCTGGCCATCGGTTATCCGTTCTAA
- a CDS encoding aspartyl protease family protein, producing the protein MKIKIPLQVIDMKGDGYHVLIEVMVGRKRYPLVLDTGASKTVFDLAVLRTHKKIDIRSTHHLSAGLGTLSMESFTAVLPAFKIGKLKLPGFEVAVLDLSTINQAYAQLEHPQVLGVLGGDILVRYNAVIDYGKQRLILSADAK; encoded by the coding sequence ATGAAGATCAAGATACCGCTGCAAGTGATCGATATGAAGGGCGATGGTTACCACGTGCTCATCGAGGTGATGGTGGGGCGCAAGCGCTACCCGCTGGTGTTGGACACCGGTGCATCCAAAACGGTCTTTGACCTTGCGGTGCTGCGCACCCACAAAAAGATCGATATCCGGTCCACTCATCACCTATCGGCGGGCTTGGGCACGCTCAGTATGGAATCATTCACGGCGGTGCTGCCCGCATTCAAGATCGGAAAATTGAAACTGCCAGGCTTTGAGGTTGCCGTGCTCGACCTATCCACCATTAACCAGGCCTATGCCCAATTGGAGCATCCGCAGGTGCTGGGCGTTCTGGGAGGTGATATATTGGTGAGATACAATGCAGTGATCGACTACGGAAAACAACGGTTGATACTTAGTGCAGATGCAAAGTAA
- a CDS encoding translocation/assembly module TamB domain-containing protein has protein sequence MGKFGRIALKTILWIIASVIFLLLLVVILIQVPAVQQFAKNKAVNFLEGKIHTKVEIGHITIGFPKMLVLENVYFEDQKKDTLIAGEKLKVDISMMKLLKSQVEVNEINLQGITAKVSRGADSTFNFDYIIKAFASENKKEPKPQDTTSTLKISLDKIILDKINIAYKDVTTGNDIKFLLGHFDTRIKTFDLDSMRFAIPKINLSNVNARIIQTPAGSSIAQTNAIDTATKPINLKLDLGTIDLSKIKVDYRTNEMSTSMDLGQLLVEMDKIDLQHQRVGVKSITLNDTRAGLTLAKPQSVAKAVEKGVKKLDTLVTPPQSNMPWRATIGKISLANNDIKFDNNALAPQRRGLDPGHVFIKGLNTEIEDLSYSPDTISGKVKQFAFSDKSGFKLNQFRTDFMYGAKNAYLKDLYVETPSTVIQRNVEVAYPSIGAISKDISKLSINANLDGTRIGLRDILILMPTMASMEPFRSTPNAVFMVNGRVIGRVDNLNIPNFEVTGLSNTHIKTSARLKGLPDVNKAYFDVDLADLTTSRRDIYRLAPKGTIPNSINIPEYLSLKGKLKGTMKNLSTQLALRTSLGSMDATANVKNATDMKRIAYSANVKVNNLNAGAITKQPQTVGRLTLTANVKGAGADPKHLNVQFAANVVSAQIKGYTYRNLVAKGSARNGSYVANATMKDPNIHFSLDAKANMNQKYPSVKATMMVDSINLQKLHFVKDDMRFHGKLVADLPTADPDHLNGTVLLTELRVINKGTPIAIDTVSLKATANSDSSSLLLRTPFLYAHLGGKYKLTEIGTALQDNINKYFNMALAAAPARTAKPVKSAPYSPQQLNFQLKIVKTKLFDQFVPDLKQLDPVLINGNFDSQSGQLLVNGTMPKIIYGTNIVDNGKININTNNNALNYALTFDQIKVGESLKLLYPSVSGNAQNDKLNVSLQVRDAAKKERYRIAGIFSVIPSAYQFSFAQDGLLLDYMKWAVNPNNSFQYGNKGILARDFSITNSNQVLSINSNPPQANAPLDVKFTNFHIETLTRLAQQDSLLVGGTINGGATLSNLQTSPVFVADMNVGDFSFKGDTVGNIAIKVNNQTANAYAANVDITGKGNQVTLNGMYYTDAPQGRMDLNLNIVTLNMKSIEGFSFGSIRRATGNITGQLKITGTTSAPAVRGDIRFNKVGFNVSMLNSYFTMPNESITFNNEGVRFNDFSLIDSTGNKAVVSGAIYTKTYTDFRFGIDINANNFRAVNSTQADNKLFYGKLFIDTRIRIRGDMKKPVVDANLTVDPQTDMTFVLPSTDPSIEDRKGVVEFIDKNAIPLDSILLAKQLDSLRKSEVTGLDVNATINVAKEANFNIVIDPRNGDVVHIRGEAQLNGGIDPSGKISLTGTYTVAQGSYQLSYGPVSKLFKFKPGSTIVWNGDPTDANVDLTAIYVANVPPIDLVADQLGGSDAQKTIYKQKLPFNVNLNMKDKLMTPKISFDIILPDSNYSVGTDVTNAVDTRLEQIRRDPNEMNKQVLGVLVLGHFIGDNPLQSQGGSAGAEGLVRNSVSSLLSNQLNKLAGDLIGGVDLNFDLQSGQDYSSGTEQNRTDLNVGLSKRFLNDRLTVTVGNNFQLEGKQQPGQRASTIAGNVAINYRLTKDGRYALRAYRRDQYIVIQGQVIETGVGFSVNVDYNRFKEIFSKNTPEERRLLRQRKREEREKKAEDQQKQYEVQPGDDPKKAKGATDTVTTFN, from the coding sequence TTGGGAAAATTTGGACGTATAGCTCTAAAGACTATTTTATGGATCATTGCAAGTGTCATATTCCTGCTACTGCTGGTCGTTATATTGATACAGGTACCGGCAGTGCAGCAATTTGCCAAGAACAAAGCCGTTAACTTTTTGGAAGGCAAGATCCACACCAAGGTGGAGATAGGCCATATCACCATCGGGTTCCCGAAAATGCTGGTGCTGGAGAACGTATACTTCGAGGATCAGAAAAAAGATACCCTGATCGCCGGCGAAAAATTGAAGGTGGACATCAGCATGATGAAATTGCTGAAAAGCCAGGTAGAAGTGAATGAGATCAACCTGCAAGGCATCACCGCCAAGGTTAGCCGCGGCGCCGACAGTACCTTCAACTTCGACTACATAATCAAGGCCTTTGCCAGCGAGAACAAGAAAGAGCCAAAACCGCAGGATACTACCTCTACGCTCAAGATATCACTGGATAAGATCATCCTCGATAAGATCAACATCGCTTATAAGGATGTGACCACCGGCAACGATATCAAGTTCCTGCTGGGGCATTTTGATACCCGCATCAAGACCTTTGATCTGGATAGTATGCGTTTTGCCATACCCAAGATCAACCTGAGCAACGTTAACGCACGCATCATTCAAACGCCGGCCGGTTCGAGCATTGCGCAAACCAACGCTATCGATACCGCCACCAAGCCCATCAATTTAAAACTGGATCTGGGTACCATCGACCTTTCGAAGATCAAGGTAGATTACCGCACCAACGAGATGAGCACCAGCATGGACCTGGGCCAGCTATTGGTAGAGATGGATAAGATCGACCTGCAGCACCAACGTGTGGGTGTAAAAAGCATCACCCTCAACGATACCCGTGCCGGGCTTACCCTTGCCAAACCACAATCGGTGGCCAAAGCGGTAGAGAAAGGCGTGAAAAAATTGGATACGCTGGTGACACCGCCGCAAAGCAACATGCCATGGCGGGCCACTATTGGCAAGATCAGCTTAGCTAATAACGATATCAAGTTCGATAATAATGCCCTGGCACCGCAACGACGCGGACTCGACCCTGGTCACGTTTTTATAAAAGGACTCAATACCGAGATCGAGGACCTGTCATACAGTCCTGATACCATTTCGGGTAAGGTGAAGCAGTTCGCGTTCAGCGACAAGAGCGGCTTCAAGCTCAACCAGTTCCGTACTGATTTCATGTATGGCGCCAAGAATGCATATTTGAAGGACCTTTATGTGGAGACCCCATCTACCGTTATCCAGCGTAACGTAGAGGTGGCCTACCCTTCTATCGGGGCGATCAGTAAAGATATCAGCAAACTGAGCATCAATGCCAACTTAGATGGCACCCGCATTGGCCTCCGTGATATATTGATCCTGATGCCTACCATGGCCAGCATGGAACCGTTCCGCAGTACACCTAACGCCGTATTTATGGTGAACGGACGAGTGATCGGCCGTGTGGACAACCTCAACATCCCTAATTTTGAGGTGACCGGTTTGAGCAATACGCACATCAAGACCTCTGCCCGCTTGAAAGGCTTACCTGACGTGAACAAGGCCTACTTTGATGTGGACCTGGCCGACCTGACCACCAGCCGCCGCGACATCTATCGCCTGGCGCCTAAAGGCACCATCCCTAACAGTATCAATATCCCTGAATACCTGAGCTTAAAAGGTAAGCTTAAAGGAACCATGAAGAACCTGAGCACCCAACTGGCCCTGCGCACCAGCCTGGGCAGTATGGATGCCACCGCCAACGTGAAGAACGCTACCGACATGAAGCGTATCGCGTACTCGGCCAATGTAAAGGTGAACAACCTGAACGCAGGTGCCATCACCAAGCAGCCACAAACGGTAGGCCGCCTCACCCTGACCGCCAACGTTAAAGGTGCCGGTGCCGACCCTAAACACCTGAACGTACAATTTGCCGCTAACGTGGTAAGCGCACAGATCAAAGGCTATACCTATCGTAACCTGGTGGCTAAAGGCAGCGCCCGAAACGGCAGCTACGTGGCCAACGCCACCATGAAAGACCCGAACATCCACTTTAGCCTGGATGCCAAGGCCAACATGAACCAAAAATATCCATCGGTTAAAGCTACCATGATGGTGGACAGCATCAACCTGCAAAAGCTTCATTTTGTAAAGGATGATATGCGTTTCCATGGTAAGTTGGTGGCCGATCTGCCTACTGCCGACCCTGACCACCTGAACGGTACCGTATTGCTGACCGAGCTACGCGTGATCAACAAAGGCACGCCGATAGCCATTGATACCGTTAGCCTGAAGGCTACCGCCAATAGCGATAGCAGCAGCCTGTTATTACGAACGCCGTTCCTGTACGCCCACTTGGGTGGCAAATACAAACTGACCGAGATCGGTACCGCCTTGCAGGATAACATCAACAAGTACTTTAACATGGCATTGGCCGCGGCCCCTGCACGTACGGCCAAACCGGTGAAAAGTGCGCCGTACTCGCCTCAACAACTGAACTTCCAGCTCAAGATCGTAAAGACCAAGCTGTTCGACCAGTTCGTGCCTGATCTTAAACAGTTAGACCCAGTGCTGATCAATGGTAACTTTGATAGCCAGAGCGGCCAGTTATTGGTGAACGGCACGATGCCTAAGATCATTTACGGTACCAACATCGTTGATAACGGTAAGATCAACATCAATACCAACAACAACGCGCTCAACTATGCGCTTACCTTCGACCAGATCAAGGTCGGCGAGAGCTTGAAACTACTATATCCAAGCGTATCGGGTAACGCACAGAACGATAAATTGAACGTGAGCCTGCAGGTGCGCGATGCTGCTAAGAAAGAGCGCTATCGAATTGCCGGTATCTTCAGTGTGATACCAAGCGCCTACCAGTTCAGCTTTGCTCAGGATGGCCTGTTGCTTGATTATATGAAGTGGGCGGTCAATCCTAATAACTCGTTCCAATACGGTAACAAAGGTATCCTGGCGCGCGATTTTTCGATCACCAACAGCAACCAGGTGTTGAGCATCAACAGCAACCCGCCACAAGCCAACGCACCGCTTGATGTCAAGTTCACCAATTTCCACATCGAGACCCTGACCCGTTTGGCTCAGCAAGACTCATTACTGGTAGGCGGTACCATTAACGGCGGCGCCACCTTAAGCAACCTGCAAACCTCACCGGTGTTCGTGGCCGATATGAACGTGGGTGACTTTAGCTTTAAGGGCGACACCGTAGGCAATATTGCCATCAAAGTGAATAACCAAACGGCTAACGCTTACGCGGCCAATGTTGACATTACCGGCAAAGGTAATCAGGTAACGTTGAACGGCATGTACTATACCGATGCCCCACAGGGCCGTATGGACCTGAACCTGAACATCGTGACGCTTAACATGAAGAGCATCGAAGGTTTCAGCTTTGGCAGCATACGCAGGGCTACGGGTAATATCACCGGTCAGCTCAAGATCACCGGAACCACATCAGCACCGGCAGTAAGGGGCGATATCCGTTTTAATAAAGTGGGCTTCAACGTATCGATGCTGAACTCGTACTTCACCATGCCTAACGAGAGCATCACCTTTAATAACGAGGGCGTGCGTTTTAACGACTTTAGCCTGATCGATAGTACCGGCAACAAGGCCGTGGTATCAGGTGCGATATATACCAAGACCTATACTGATTTCCGCTTCGGTATCGACATTAACGCCAACAATTTCAGGGCGGTCAACTCTACTCAGGCCGACAATAAGCTGTTCTATGGCAAGCTGTTCATTGATACGCGCATACGCATACGTGGCGATATGAAAAAGCCGGTGGTGGATGCCAACCTGACCGTTGATCCGCAAACCGACATGACCTTTGTGCTGCCGAGCACCGACCCAAGCATTGAGGATCGTAAAGGCGTAGTAGAATTTATTGATAAGAACGCCATCCCGTTAGACTCCATCCTGCTGGCTAAGCAACTCGACTCGTTACGTAAATCGGAAGTGACCGGTTTGGATGTGAACGCTACCATTAACGTAGCTAAGGAGGCTAACTTCAACATCGTGATCGACCCACGCAATGGCGATGTGGTACACATACGCGGCGAGGCACAACTGAACGGCGGTATCGATCCGAGCGGCAAGATCAGCCTAACCGGTACTTACACTGTGGCACAGGGCTCTTATCAATTGTCATACGGTCCGGTGAGTAAATTATTCAAATTTAAGCCCGGCAGTACCATTGTTTGGAACGGCGACCCTACCGATGCCAATGTTGACCTGACGGCCATTTACGTAGCCAACGTTCCTCCTATTGACCTGGTAGCCGATCAGTTAGGCGGCTCCGACGCGCAGAAGACGATCTATAAACAAAAGCTACCTTTCAACGTGAACCTGAATATGAAGGATAAGCTGATGACGCCGAAGATCAGCTTTGACATCATATTGCCTGACAGCAATTACTCGGTAGGTACCGATGTTACAAATGCCGTAGATACCCGTTTGGAGCAGATACGCCGCGACCCTAATGAGATGAACAAGCAGGTGCTTGGCGTACTGGTACTGGGCCACTTTATTGGCGACAACCCACTGCAAAGTCAGGGCGGTAGCGCCGGTGCCGAAGGTTTGGTGCGTAACAGTGTGAGCAGCCTGCTCTCGAACCAGTTGAACAAACTGGCGGGCGACCTGATCGGCGGTGTTGACCTGAACTTTGACCTGCAATCGGGCCAGGACTACTCTTCCGGTACCGAACAGAACCGAACCGATCTTAACGTGGGGCTATCCAAACGGTTCCTGAATGATCGTTTAACGGTCACCGTGGGCAATAACTTCCAGTTGGAGGGTAAACAGCAACCGGGCCAGCGGGCCAGCACCATTGCGGGTAACGTGGCGATCAATTACCGCTTGACCAAGGACGGCCGTTACGCCCTGCGTGCTTACCGCCGCGACCAATACATCGTGATACAGGGCCAGGTGATCGAGACGGGCGTTGGCTTCTCTGTGAACGTTGACTATAACCGCTTTAAAGAGATATTCTCGAAGAATACTCCTGAAGAGCGCAGGCTACTACGCCAGCGCAAGCGCGAAGAGCGGGAAAAGAAAGCCGAAGACCAGCAAAAACAATATGAGGTACAACCTGGCGACGACCCTAAAAAGGCCAAAGGAGCAACCGATACCGTGACCACTTTTAACTGA